In Capillimicrobium parvum, a genomic segment contains:
- a CDS encoding formylglycine-generating enzyme family protein, with translation MAAHRDTLIALQGGAFLMGTADEDAHLADREGPPREVEVAPFAIDAFTVTVERFADFVADTGHTTDAERFGWSFVFAGLLPGDFPPTRGVAAAPWWRQVHGADWAHPEGPQSTARDRLDHPVVHVSQADALAYCGWAGLRLPTEAEWEFAARGGLVQARYPWGDELTPGGEHRANIWQGTFPEHNTLEDGYLGTAPVGAFAPNGYGLHNASGNVWERVADAFEPSPGTFVMRGGSYLCHDSYCNRYRVAARTGDTPDSSSGNVGFRCAADLTTSSG, from the coding sequence GTGGCGGCCCATCGCGACACGCTCATCGCGCTGCAGGGTGGTGCGTTCCTCATGGGGACGGCCGACGAGGACGCCCATCTCGCCGATCGCGAAGGCCCGCCGCGCGAGGTGGAGGTGGCGCCGTTCGCCATCGACGCGTTCACGGTCACCGTCGAGCGCTTCGCCGACTTCGTGGCGGACACCGGCCACACGACCGACGCCGAGCGCTTCGGCTGGTCGTTCGTCTTCGCCGGCCTGCTGCCCGGTGACTTCCCGCCCACGCGCGGCGTCGCCGCCGCGCCGTGGTGGCGGCAGGTGCACGGTGCGGACTGGGCCCATCCCGAGGGCCCGCAGTCCACCGCCCGTGACCGCCTCGACCACCCCGTCGTCCACGTCAGCCAGGCCGATGCGCTCGCCTACTGCGGATGGGCGGGGCTGCGCCTGCCCACCGAGGCCGAGTGGGAGTTCGCCGCCCGCGGCGGCCTCGTCCAGGCGCGTTATCCGTGGGGCGACGAGCTCACCCCCGGCGGCGAGCACCGCGCGAACATCTGGCAGGGGACGTTTCCCGAGCACAACACGCTCGAGGACGGCTACCTGGGCACGGCGCCCGTCGGCGCGTTCGCGCCCAACGGCTACGGCCTGCACAACGCGTCGGGCAACGTGTGGGAGCGGGTCGCCGACGCCTTCGAGCCGTCGCCGGGCACGTTCGTCATGCGCGGCGGCTCCTACCTGTGCCACGACTCCTACTGCAACCGCTACCGCGTCGCCGCGCGCACCGGCGACACGCCCGACAGCTCCTCGGGCAACGTCGGCTTCCGCTGCGCGGCGGACCTCACCACGTCGAGCGGCTGA
- a CDS encoding molybdopterin-binding protein, whose amino-acid sequence MTPEPADILADDPAARWRATPLGTRRDPFTGYREREEHRFVAPGEADRPGRRMTAPPVHALVTAYDAHALRGIAWSDGTPIARADVSVDDGRWQPAELEPGTGRWGLTRWHVPWSPGPGTHDVAVRATDAAGRTQPERPAPNLGGFADHAVHRVTLRVD is encoded by the coding sequence GTGACACCCGAACCAGCCGACATCCTCGCCGACGACCCGGCCGCCCGATGGCGCGCGACGCCGCTCGGCACACGGCGCGACCCGTTCACCGGCTACCGGGAGCGCGAGGAGCACCGCTTCGTGGCGCCGGGCGAGGCGGACCGCCCCGGGCGGCGGATGACCGCGCCGCCCGTGCACGCGCTCGTCACCGCCTACGACGCGCACGCGCTGCGCGGCATCGCGTGGAGCGACGGCACGCCGATCGCGCGGGCCGACGTGTCGGTGGACGACGGGCGGTGGCAGCCGGCCGAGCTCGAGCCGGGAACGGGACGCTGGGGCCTCACGCGCTGGCACGTGCCCTGGAGCCCGGGTCCGGGAACGCACGACGTGGCCGTCCGCGCGACCGACGCCGCAGGCCGCACCCAGCCGGAGCGCCCCGCCCCGAACCTCGGCGGCTTCGCCGACCACGCGGTCCACCGGGTGACGCTGCGGGTGGACTGA